The stretch of DNA acggtttaaagcgttggaaactagacacatagacctttcgttTGATAGGTAAAataccatataactcttcatataaaGAGAGGTATGCGCgtttgaaattaggtcttgtgtGAACTCACTTAAAATTTTAGTcttttatgaaatttccaacttcaacattcgatgccgaaacctatcgaatcaagtccgattgacctcaaattttgaacacaagtcataagagacataacggacctatttaaattttcagaatcggattttgacctcgttatcaaaaattcaaccttcgataaTACTGtccgaaaatcgtctattttccaactttcgccaaaatgcgttgaattgtcctacggacttccaaatctaaatccgaacacgcgcctaagtctgaaattacCATAGAAagatattgacatcatcaaaattctattccgaggtcgtttgctcaaaagtcaactctttccatttaaacttcaaaatgagaatttctctttcaattaaattctaaatcttctgaaaatcaaactcgaccacacccgtgggccataatatatattatgaagTTACCCGAAAAtttaagtcgttgaacggggcattaattcttagaacgacaagtcgagtcgttatATTTTGGACCCTCGaacgtgatcccggcttaattgcttgggcttctacttagacttcaaacctcgaaatagctcgaattagctccacaacatctacataactcgaaaatcactcctacacggcataaaatacaaaataagtgtaaaacactactaattaaagctcaacacaagtaaagtgcattGAATTAAAGTGTAATAAGcgtctaaaatatgagattatagcctatcatcacTTTTGAACTTATGGTATAAAAtgaagcacatatattttgtgtggctataaatcaatggataaaagtaaattatttttaaatatgaaaATGTGTCATTATTTTTTgtacagactaaaaagaaaataggatcACATAATGATGTTATATGCTAATTGGAGTGGGGGACCTAAGTGTACAACAGGATAGTTGAGGGGATCAATTAGTTACTAGAGACAAAAGAAATAGTTAGGCGGTTTAAGAGAGTAGAAGTTGTTAGAAGTTAGTTAACCGTGGTTGAGGAAGTTAGCTGAATATAATACCACCTTCATCTGTAATTGGGATTCTATTGATTGTTTTACAGAAGAataactctttctctctctctcaatcTTTAATCTCCTCTCAATTGCGATACTGTTCAGGAGTAGTTCCCCAATTCTACCCCTTACGTTTGCAGTTTAGGTGTTCTTCGTTGAACACATTACACGTAAATTGAAACCGAGAGGGTAGCATTGACCGACGCAGCCTTATTCGAATTCAACTGTTAGCGATCCTTGGATTGATACAACGGGCTGTCTTTGCCCAACATTTGAACCACGCTCTTGGCATCCAAACACATTCAATTATCAATGAATTCTCAGCAAATTGAATGTGTTTCTGATCACTAGAGCTTTGACAATCAATGAGTTCTCAGCAAATTGAATTCGAGACACAAGGAAGTGAAATGAGGAGCCAATTATGTATTCAAGGCTCAGGtagatatataaggaaaaatcaCTTAATTTTTTTTGTCATTGCTAGAATTTGAACATGATATACCTCGTAGTTTTCTAAGGCCttatttgtttgcacttaatgcaAGTCTGAATCTTTAATTATTTTAGATCTCAGACATTAAGTACATTTGTTCAaatcttaatcattaagtgtgtttgtttttttaTTTCACAACCACTTAATGTATCTGAATACGTCTGTatcattaagatctataacatagacttaatttcattaaaatattatcacccatattcattattaactgACGCCACCGTCTACCATTATCAACCAGCATCAtgccacccaccaccaccattgtcgactaccaccacccaccatccCCACCACTCCCACCACCATCATTCTCAATGACAATCAACACTCATCAACCTCAACTATCACAACTAACCACCCCATCACCATCAAACAACCATAGCTTGCACTGCCCaccattataaactaccaccacctACCACAATCTTTCTCAATCACAACTACCACCATCACCACCCgccattattaactatcaccacccaccaccaccatcctcaatcataataGCTACCACTACCAATCACCACTAGATACTACCCTAAACTACCACCATCAACTAAATTTACCACCAACCACCACTTTTAGTCGGCATTCACAAGCACTACTGTTAGTCATCACCACCAAcaactatcatattttaaaaaattatatattttagtgatgaaatattagattaattagtattttatttaaattttatatttattaatttttaaataaacgTAAATTTTATACGTTCAGATGTTAAAAATCAAGCAgttcagatcttaatacacataTTAAGATTCatatgtgtattcagattcagatgtATTAATCTTAATACAAATCTTGATATTCAGACGTGTATTCAGATTCAAATATTttaatctaaaaaaaaaaaaaaaggtaagtgTCATTAACACTCAGCGACACCCTTCGATGCAAGGactaaaattcttattttgtcATTCCATTGATTCTTCAGGGGTTGTTTGGTTATCAAGATGGATAAATAAAGATATCATATGGGTTGAATATCTCGTTAAATTAATTGTCTCCCCTTCTATATGGGATAACTAATCATACCATTTTAGTACAAAATAATTTTTGCAACTAATTAATACCACGAGCAAACGCGAGATAAAATAATCTCACATTTTATCACGAAATTATTATCTCTTATCCCaaccaaaaaaataaagaaaattaagatatgttatttgatttttctttgattttctaCTTGGTATTTAATATTCTCTTTTTAAGAAAGAAAGCATTCTCAAATGAAAATCCAAttaaatttttgttatttataAGTTCGAACCCAAGACATGTACCCCTATATCTTCCCAATATGTTCCAACATGATAACAAGTGGCAATTGTGTAGCGTCAAGTAAAGGGAAAGAGTGAAAAATCTCCATTTCCCAAGTGCTATATAGGTTTCACTTTATAGGGTTTTGAGTGGCTCAATGCATATATAGCAGTTAAAAAGGCATAAAAGCCACAACCTCTGGAAAAGTTTTGAGCTAGTGTTTTATTCTAGCAGCTAATATGTAGGTCATATagcttattgttatttgtttttttcagttttaaaTGAACTCACAATAATGTCCAAGAGTATGAAAGTAAGCTAAACTTTTGGTgaaaaagaatgaaagaaagaaagaaagatgaaaattcATATGTACAATGTCATAAAACTTCAACAGAATTTGAATTTTGACACATAAAATCATGGAAATTGTCATTAAAATTTGCCACTTATTAATCTAGTGAAATTCATGTCAACCAAACCCAAACACCCAGAGAAGTGCAAACCCCCAACACACATCCAAAAAAAAATATCTTCTAATCATTGCGGTATAACTAAATTAGCTTGCGTGCACCTCGACTGACACACAACCAAAGCTTCACAAACAAAACATCAAATCGCACAACAAACCAACGTAGACTGTAAGGACTTTTACATTATTCTGTTTTTTTTTGTTAATCCAACTGACTCAAATTATAATGGCAGCCCGGTATACTAAGTTTTCGCTATGTGCGGGATCCGAGGATTGGTCTGACCACAAAAGTCTATTTTACACAGTCTTACTTTGTATTTTTATAAGAGACTGTTTCCACAACTAGAATCCCgtgacctcctgattacatgacAACAACTGACCTTCTAAACTATGGTATATATTcccttataaaaataaaaatttcaagaATCCAACGATTTGAACACTATGAATCTCTTCTATACATGCCAAACGTAAAAATTCAAGAATCATGTTGTACTGACAGCAGGTCAACTAGCCTCACTAAATACCAAATAGGGAAGTGTCAAATGTCAAGAAAAATGAAAATAATTGTAGAGTAAAGCAACAGTTTGAATAACAATTTGATCTTTACTAAGGCAAGTGGGACAAAAGAGCACTTACATCAAATGGAAGAAAAAAGGAATGAAATGTTCGACAATATCCGAAAAATACGCAAAGAACATGATTAAGAgaggaaaaatgggaagaaaattgaacaaaaaaaagcaacaaatattattttatatgatgGCTGGTTCATGCTTTAAAAGAAAATACATCACATCACTAAACAAAGGTCTAATAGCAAAAGtgtaaattttcaaaattttcatgtttaaatataagaattagaaataaaaaaagaaaaaggaaaaaggaaatacAGGCACAAGAAGCAGTAATGTAGAGAATTAATTGTTGCCCAAAAAAATAGAGAATTAATACTCTATAAATATAGTAATTGTTTACTTCAAgagtaaagcaaaaaagaaataATGACAAGTAATGATCAATAAAACCACACCATCAAATATATACCAAAGTAACATGAACTTATAATTCAGCAATATAATCAATTTATCTTTGCATGTTTGATTATTCATAATACAGTAGCTTAATAATCAAGTAATATATAGTGAAAGTATATCATTGTTATGTGTTATAACACAAGATAAAGTAAAGCATTATAATTATAATGTTAAAAATATCTCGAACACCATCTATTAGGTGTTAATAAAGTGAGCGTTTAGCTTTTAGACAGTGACATCATAAAAGTTCTATTATATCAAGTCACCGCAAAAATTACGAATAATTATTCATCATAAATAAAACTACTAACCTAAAAATAAAGAAGTTACCTAGGACATTATGGTAAACTACACTGACGACAGGATAAAAATTGTCTGTATATATAAGTTTCTTTTCCAAATTACCCATACCTATGAATAAGATTAAGCTGGTGTCTAGAAATAACTTTGATTggaacttgaaaaaaaaaaaattcttaaaaGTTAAAATTCTGTTTGAACATTTTATAAGGAGAAAAGTTGACGTTTAGTAAGTAGGAAAAAAAAATTCACCCTAAAACCGGCAAAACTCAATTTTGGacaacttgaatttttttttaaaacaaattttacAAGCATGATCTTAtttcataaacacaatattttttattttgtttttgattaaatgaagccaaaatctatGACAGAAGCTAATTCTATGCCTTACATTGCCACAACTAGATTTTCTCTAAGAAAAGGAACGAGTTCAAAAAGAGCAAGCCATAGATGTAAGACAGTACAATTCAtggattccaaaattttccaTAAAAAGGAAAAATTACTTCTTGAAAATATAGATCCTATTTTCTGCTAAAACCTcgagaaaccaaaaaaaaaacaaaaaaaaccacAGAAGTTCATGTACAAGAAAAATAAAGATTATAATCAATGTCATAAACCTTATAATTTGATGAAGAAATCATAGATGATTAATGAAGTTACAAATACTCATTTCCTCAATTGTTTTTAAAGAGGAATAAATAATAAacatttaatttatttgattaccaTAATTTGATCCACCAAGTAATCCACCACCACCAGTAGAAGCAGCATAAAGATCAGAAGTTTCATTAGTAATATTACCACTGCCACCCAAATGCAAATCAGATAAATTGgggaaattattattatctttgCCTTCTTCAATTCCTTGATCATATAGAAAACCTTTGAAAACATGGCCACCAATTCTAACAACAGCTTGATATGCAAATTCATCTTCTCCATCATCTACTGAAGTTACTCTTACACACTTGAATACAGCTGGTGCTCTCACTTGTCCTGGCAATGAGGCTTTAAAACTTGCATCTACAATAATATACAACAAAATATATACTtgcatgaaaaaaaaaaatcaaggaaAGGTTAATCGACAATAATATACCCACTGTAATTCCACATACAAGAGAGGTTCgcgaagggtagtgtgtacacagccTTATCCCTACCTTAAGAATATAGAATGGTTGTTTCAGATAGAAACtcgggaaataaaaaaagaagcaGTAGTAGCAAACAATAACACCAGCAAGAAAATAAGTAAACCGAAACAAAGGTAGAAACATGTagtaataaaaatctaaaaataagaAGATACAAgacaaacaaaaataataaaattacatttGAATAATGCTCATCAAGAACTAATATTCTAAGGAGTATGAGTATAATCTCGAAATAGAATCTGAGATAACATTTTATCCCATATTTAGTTATAAATATTAGTTAATATACTAGTATAAATTTTATAGCCGACATCTTGGTATTAATTAACCTAACATTAGATGTGGAACAACAATCTCATCCTGCGATTATTAATCACTGGACAAACCCTCTTTGGAACCAAACCCCTAAGAGTTTTAACTTTATTTACTTTTACAACGTCAAATCACCTAAAAGCATGTGACTGTCCATAATAAATGGATAGTTTAAAAATTCTTTTGGGAGTGTATACTAGTCAAAATTCAAACCAAAAATTTCTTGAAAGTTCAAAATTAAGAGGTAGTGGGGGCCTGAGAGTATATAGAAGATCGTATGTTATATTACAGTACTAGTACTAAAAACTTCTTTAAAGATTAGGGTTAATGGGAGTTGGGGGTATAGAAAATCATGATATTCTTGTTAGTACTAAAACTTCTTAAAAGTTTGAAGTTGGTAGGGGTCAAGCGAGAAGATCATATACACAAACATTTTGCCGCTCACCTCGACTATTCCATCGATACAATTAACATAAGATGACATATTTGTAACAACATAATGTGTAGAAGATAATGTGTGACATAAGATGAAATACTTCTTAAAAGTTTGATCTTGGTAGGGGTCGGGCTAGAATATCATATACACTAACACTTAACATTCTTCTTAACAAAAACGTCATGAGTCAATTTGTTGGCACCTTAACTATTCATTTACTAaaactaaaacataagatgacataTTTGAAACAACTTAATGTGTAGAAGATAATGTGCAAAATTACCTTGATGACTAGAGCTAGTATCAAAACTTCTAGGAGTAGTAGTATTTGAAGTAGAAGTATGAGAAGCTGTAGTAGTAGCTTGAGAATTGACAAGTCTAGGTTTCTTAGCACTTGAAGTTGACTGAGAAGAAGAACCAGCAGCAACATTTACATTTGTTGAAGTACCTCCAATTAGTTGTCTCTCGCGCCTTCTTGCAGCTGGTACCCAAGTACTTTTTACATGTGTTGTACAATCAAAACCTCTACTTTTACAACAAGTTCTACATCTTCTGTGTGGACAATCCTTTTTAGCTTGGTTTCCACAATCTTGACATGTTGCTGAACTTGTTGATGAAACTGAACCAACAATATTGTTGTTGCCATTGCCACTACCAAGAACATTACTATTTTTGGTATAAGAATTTTGGGGTTGTTGGTTTGAAAAGAACTGAAAACCACCACCTTCAGTATCATTTCCTCGATTTCTACTAACTAAATCTTGATCATCGAAGCTTACCATGTTCGTTAAAGGAGTAGCTGTGAGTAGCGGAATAACACCAACACCAAGAGATGTGTTTGTAGCATGAGATGTAGAGATATTGGAACCGTTTATGGGGTCAAAATTGATGCTATTTTCTTGGTGTGAATTTTGATGATGGTGATGGTGGTGGTGAAACGAAGCGGGATGTACTACAAACATACCCATTTCAGGTGAGAGGCCATAGTTGATCTGCATCTGTCGAGACGACGATGCAGACCATATCCCACTATGGCCTCCTCCACCACCACCGCCAGCAGCGGTGTGAGGACCATTTCCTCCACCGCTACCGATGGTGGTGCCAGCGTTGAAACCTAAAGATAGGTCCCCAATAGCAGCAACACCAGTAGCTGAATTAGAAGAATTAGCTACCCAGTCTGCAAAAGCTCCAGAATCTGAAGCCTGCAGCAGCCTCCTAGCAGTAGCCACAGCTGCAGACTTTAACAGATTTCTTCTTCTACTATCTTTTTTGTCCTTTACCCAACAAAAACAATAGCAAGAGAAGTAAGCTGTTGATGTTGCAAAACCTTGGAAAATCTAGAGATCAACTAGagcaaaaaacaaaacaaaaaaaagatgTGGGGTCTTTCTGAAATTCTTTTTCAGAATAAGATttagagaaaaaaagagagatctAGTTGATGACTTTAGGTCTGTATTTGCACTAATTACTGACTGGTGAATAACAGTTGGCAGAGTACTgaggcttcttcttcttcttgctgCTGCTGTTGCAGCTTCTGAGTTTCTACTGATACTATACTAATACTTCTTCTACAGTCTGCCAAATTTGCCTTTAATATTTCTTGtgaacaaaaaaaaaagttctGTTTTCTTGAAGCTAAAAAGGCAAGTTCAATAACGACCTTTCCTGAGTTGGGAACTTTtcttgtttcttcttcttcttctcttcttcttctatgcTATAATTTTTCTTGTGTAATTTGCTTCTTTCTTGTTGTTAAATGGCAACTGAACTTTCTCTCTATTTATCATCAGACAGTTTCTCTTTTTGCCTCCTTCTCTGAGATTCTTTCTTGCTATCTCTCTTTGAAAAAAAAACTACTGGCAAATATAAACTGATATTATTGGAGAGAGAATAGTTGAGATTGAGATGAAAAAGAGAGGAGATAAACGGGGGTGGTTGGGGTTGAAAGGAGTGGAGAGGGAGCATTTTGTATTGTAGTTATTGCATCATTATCTCCAAAGTCTAAAAAGTCACATGTCTAGCTTTCTTTTCTTTCCCCCACCCTTGACACTTCCCAATTTCTATCTTTTCTATGTTAAAATTCATGTTACCACCTTAACCTACAATTGTAGCACTTGACCTAGTTATTATACGTAAATGTACACACAATTAAATTATACTGCAGTTGTGATATAATGCATTGGTAGGAATTTATTAAGCGATTACCTTCCTTTTTTTTTGTCAGAGTCtattgtaaaaaaatattttaatcttcACAATATAAGAATAAAATTTGTATGTACACTATTTTTGCTTGACCATACTTATAGGATTAAACtgatatttaatttatttatttttgttgttgtagtAGTAAGGTCTTACATGAAATCATATTAATCAAGTTCGATGCGGACATCGAAtgcataaaaaaaataaactaacGAAGGAGCTTTTAACTTGTATATATTGACAATAAAAAGAATTCTTATCATATCGCATCACTTAATTATTAATAAAAAGTGAAACTAATAATTGAAAAAATACACTAAATTGGTTGCTAAACATTGTAATAAAAATGATAAAAGATTTCTCCTCATCCACAAAAACCAAAAGAAAATCATTATTTACTGATAATCAAAAGACATCTTTAGTTGAATTCTTGCTTTGGAACTAATAGGGAATGTGAGTGTAGAAAAAGGGAGGAGGGCTCTTCGTCCATTTCAATTTTCAACCATGCATATAGAATCTTTATTTCTCACTTTTCTCTCTAAGTTTTATTCATTTCCTTTTGTTTGTTGTTACTTCCTAAAGTCTAAAGAAACCCTTGAATTAATCCAAGAAACAAAAAGAGACAAGCATTACACTCCCTTTTACTTTTTCTACAAGAAAAAGTTACCCCTTTTGTGGTGTCATGTCTCATGGTAAGTTAAGTTTGATTCAACTTTCCATTTTATTAACAAGTTTATACGAATTAACTTAATCCTGAATCATTTTGtgattataaaaataataataataataataataataataataataatgtagaGGAAGCAAGTTTTATTACTCAAAATTGTGAGATTTATTACATAATTCTCCTCTATTTTCTACCCATTTTCTGTTAATTAATCatgtaaaattaaaaataaaatattccaTTTGGCTAAAAAAAGAATAATTGGATTCGTTAATCAAGTTTAATAGAGAAATTGAGTAAAGTGTATGCATGGTACTTTTTAAACTTTTTGGTTAAGGGTAGGCTCACGACCGAATATATTAAATACTATTTGTTTGACTCAAAATATTAATCTTGTCAACCAattaaatttaaataatgaaaagtCAATATTAACTCTTAATAATATCCAAAAGATAAGATTATCGACTTTAtgacacataatatatatatattgactgaATGGTAATGAATGTGAACACTAATAACATtattcaatgatccaaaaatatggAAGATAACATTAATaacatgtttggccaaacttctccaatatgccaaaagtttttttttcttttcaaaagcaTTTATTTTTCTTAACTTAAGGTGTTTGACCAAGATTTTTTGGGAAACAAAATACTTTTAGGAAAAGCATAAGCAGTTTCCATGaaacagaaaaaagtagcttctttccaaaagcagaagcagaagcagaagcagaagcagttttgactttttttcttaccaaaaatacccttaacaaaatatagtagaTACCAAAATAAGTGTTAaatctaatacttaggatattaatgtataagtatttcttcttatttttaggATAGTTTTCTAATAtgtagtgactttaggggtgaatgcttttatatttgttaaataatttttaatatatttgaatAATATTAAAAGAAGTAAAGTACTttgtaattttattttcatattttacttaattaaactgaaaagatttaattattgcttgtaataaaaaaaattgagattatttatttacttataatattaactattaaataaatatattcatgtctttattcgtaatttgatacttaaaagcactttttgaaaagcttgttcaaaagtgcttttaagaGTACTTTTTTCATAActacttttgaaaaaagtacttctcaaaataagctgattttttcagtttggccaaacaagctataaatagtaataaagagcaataaatgacatttaagtaaaaaaaaaatatgtgaGTCACCCGAAAAGGAGTAAGATCTCTGAATATTTTTTCTGACATTGAAGAATGATTAATGAGCCTTATAACACTCAGGTTGTTCTTCTATTAAGTGAAAAAGCTAGACAAGAATAttagtaaaaaatattattttgtatgctTGTAATATGACTAGATTCTCTCTATAAAGACAATGTGTTTTCTTAAAAGTGAATATCTTATGTCCCCTATCATTGTATCTCTTtgtatttatagggaacatattCATAGAAACCCTAACAATACAGgtacagagaatatccactagaatattctctttagtgTCCTATCTTGAAACTAGTCGTTGTAACTTTGTCTAGGATGCTTGACCTTGACCTTGATTTATGATGACTTCTCGACCTTGATCATTGCCGATTCTTCGACCGCAACCTTCATCAATTTCTGGGACCACTTCGACCTTGGGCAGGTCTTTATTGGAGTCGTATTGGTGACACATGCCAGTCTGTGAATGCCTCCTTAATGTTAACATGGTTAATCATATTTGAGATAGTTTTTGCCCATACAGTTATTGAGGTCGTCCTCGCATGTGAGCTTAATGAGCGGATAATGTCGTTTTCGATCGAACTTATCGAGTAAGCTACTAGAATCGTAATCATTGTGTCGAACAGGCCACGTGGCCCTCTATGAGCCGCATATTTCAAATACCTTAAGTTTCCCGGGCGATGTGTTGGAGTTATGTTGTCCATGGAATAGAATGATGTCATGATATCAAGTATCATTATGACGCATATTTCCGATACGTTGCCTCGATTCATGCGTGACCCTTAATTGGATCTTCCGTTTCTATTCTGGTGCCAATTATGACGAGCCATTTTCGGGTTTAGTGGCATGCTCTCTATAAATTGAGGTTTTTAGACTTTAGTTTGAAGTTTGTTTCTCCTACCTTTCCAGATCACCATCCTTCTTCTTGCCATATTCTCTAAACTTCCATTCCTCACTCTGTTTCCTTAGTCCATCCCCATCATTTTCCGCTTGTTATTCTTCTCTACTACTTTGCATCATGTCTAACTTACCATCAAACGCTGGTGAAGGGAGCCACGTTGCTCCTTTAACAGTTGTGTTTCCTTCTCATGGGAGGGTGCTTCCGCCATTATTGATGATGAAGTATTCCTGACAATGGACGAAACAATCCCCCACAATCCTAAGGTTAGGTCCGACTTTACAAAGTTACTGGATGTCGCGCTTGGGATTTTTCCAATCGACAATAACGCCTAAAGAATTGGCAGAACTTAAGGCTAATTTTGGCCTTCCAAACCATATCGAACTGATCTCGGCTGATGAGGACGTGTAGGTTCATCGCCCTGAATACTACGCTCTATACGCTTATCCTTTCATAATTGGTTTTTCGTTCCCCCTCCTTCCATTGGTGGGGGAATTTTGTCGTCAATACGGCATCTGCCATGCTCAGTTTGAGCGGTACGTCTACAAAATTATTAGAATGCTGACCAAATTTGCCGAGCTTGTCGGGGTCGGACTAACGATGCAGTATTTGGTTCATCTCTTCGCCCCTAGCTTTTATTGGGGAACGATATTGAATCTTCGCTATCGTGGAGGAAAATATTAGGTGGTGAAGACGGATGATAAGGCGAGTCGCTAGTTCTGGCTCAATTTTT from Nicotiana tomentosiformis chromosome 11, ASM39032v3, whole genome shotgun sequence encodes:
- the LOC104098874 gene encoding protein LATERAL ROOT PRIMORDIUM 1 isoform X2; translation: MQINYGLSPEMGMFVVHPASFHHHHHHHQNSHQENSINFDPINGSNISTSHATNTSLGVGVIPLLTATPLTNMVSFDDQDLVSRNRGNDTEGGGFQFFSNQQPQNSYTKNSNVLGSGNGNNNIVGSVSSTSSATCQDCGNQAKKDCPHRRCRTCCKSRGFDCTTHVKSTWVPAARRRERQLIGGTSTNVNVAAGSSSQSTSSAKKPRLVNSQATTTASHTSTSNTTTPRSFDTSSSHQGQVRAPAVFKCVRVTSVDDGEDEFAYQAVVRIGGHVFKGFLYDQGIEEGKDNNNFPNLSDLHLGGSGNITNETSDLYAASTGGGGLLGGSNYGNQIN
- the LOC104098874 gene encoding protein LATERAL ROOT PRIMORDIUM 1 isoform X1, with amino-acid sequence MQINYGLSPEMGMFVVHPASFHHHHHHHQNSHQENSINFDPINGSNISTSHATNTSLGVGVIPLLTATPLTNMVSFDDQDLVSRNRGNDTEGGGFQFFSNQQPQNSYTKNSNVLGSGNGNNNIVGSVSSTSSATCQDCGNQAKKDCPHRRCRTCCKSRGFDCTTHVKSTWVPAARRRERQLIGGTSTNVNVAAGSSSQSTSSAKKPRLVNSQATTTASHTSTSNTTTPRSFDTSSSHQDASFKASLPGQVRAPAVFKCVRVTSVDDGEDEFAYQAVVRIGGHVFKGFLYDQGIEEGKDNNNFPNLSDLHLGGSGNITNETSDLYAASTGGGGLLGGSNYGNQIN